From a single Lolium rigidum isolate FL_2022 chromosome 7, APGP_CSIRO_Lrig_0.1, whole genome shotgun sequence genomic region:
- the LOC124671578 gene encoding protein CANDIDATE G-PROTEIN COUPLED RECEPTOR 7-like yields the protein MAASSVFLAVLLVALQLLHVAHGEIKTTPIASDSRPVILFEEFGFKPGGVAEVSVSDVSWSVPEGSQLQAVDPGLMGFMLISNTLFFKITNESEYAEETGAAFCPLTSEYVMPLFRLKDVGPDGKGKGTVTIPAADQYTVLFSSCQDGVEVTMDVRTEMYNLVGGNGRDYLPVGLLPLPGIFAVASAVYFAFLAAWLFVCVRQRATAERIHAVMGALLLFKALKLACAAEDSWYVERTGTAHGWDVAFYVFGFFKGILLFTVIVLIGTGWSFLKPYLQDRERNVLMIIIPLQVIENIASAMIGETGPAGRDWLAWNQIFLLVDVVCCCAVFFPIIWSIRNLREASKTDGKAARNLKKLTLFKQFYLVVVGYLYFTRIAVSAFAAVLSYRYQWVVNVSVEMASLAFYVFVFYNFQPVERNPYLYVADEEEEAAGGQLELEGTFEI from the exons ATGGCCGCGTCGTCCGTCTTCCtcgccgtcctcctcgtcgcCCTCCAGCTCCTCCATGTGGCCCACGGCGAGATCAAGACGACGCCGATCGCGTCGGACTCGCGGCCGGTGATTCTGTTCGAGGAGTTCGGCTTCAAGCCCGGCGGCGTCGCGGAGGTGTCCGTGTCCGATGTGTCATGGAGCGTCCCCGAGGGATCCCAGCTCCAGGCCGTGGACCCGGGGCTCATGGGCTTCATGCTCATCTCCAACACCCTCTTCTTCAAGATCACCAACGAGTCCGAGTACGCCGAGGAGACCGGCGCCGCCTTCTGCCCGCTCACCAGCGAGTACGTGATGCCGCTCTTCCGGCTCAAGGACGTCGGGCCCGACGGCAAAGGCAAGGGCACCGTGACCATCCCCGCGGCCGACCAGTACACGGTGCTCTTCAGCAGCTGCCAGGACGGCGTGGAGGTCACCATGGACGTGCGCACCGAGATGTACAACCTCGTAGGCGGCAACGGGAGGGACTACCTGCCCGTCGGCCTGCTCCCGCTGCCGGGGATCTTCGCCGTGGCGTCCGCCGTCTACTTCGCGTTCCTGGCGGCGTGGTTGTTCGTCTGCGTCAGGCAGCGCGCCACGGCGGAGCGGATCCACGCCGTGATGGGCGCGCTTCTGCTGTTCAAGGCTCTCAAGCTGGCGTGCGCCGCCGAGGACTCGTGGTATGTGGAGCGCACCGGCACGGCGcacggctgggacgtcgccttctacgtcttcggctTCTTCAAGGGCATCCTCCTCTTCACCGTCATCGTGCTCATCGGCACCGGCTGGTCCTTCCTAAAGCCATACCTCCAG GATCGTGAGAGGAACGTGCTGATGATCATCATACCGCTGCAAGTGATCGAGAACATCGCGTCGGCGATGATCGGGGAGACGGGGCCGGCAGGGCGGGACTGGCTGGCGTGGAACCAGATCTTCCTGCTGGTGGACGTCGTCTGCTGCTGCGCCGTTTTCTTCCCCATCATCTGGTCTATCCGCAACCTGCGGGAGGCGTCCAAGACGGACGGCAAGGCGGCAAGGAACCTCAAGAAGCTCACCCTCTTCAAGCAGTTCTACCTCGTCGTCGTCGGCTACCTCTACTTCACCCGGATCGCCGTTTCGGCCTTCGCCGCCGTCCTCAGCTACAGGTACCAGTGGGTCGTCAACGTCTCCGTCGAGATGGCCAGCCTGGCCTTCTACGTGTTTGTCTTCTATAACTTTCAGCCGGTGGAACGGAACCCGTATCTATACGttgccgacgaggaagaggaggctgCCGGGGGGCAGCTTGAGTTGGAGGGCACATTTGAGATCTGA